The Candidatus Dormiibacterota bacterium genome contains a region encoding:
- a CDS encoding DUF6600 domain-containing protein, whose product MKMKLWGIGIVLVGCAAAIGCVTTYPYHQTVSMGQPSPVAEPAGGSDEPFYDDLAPYGRWVQVSGPGWVWSPYGVQADWRPYQLGHWVFTDYGWTWSSDEQWGWAVYHYGRWNQDPSYGWVWVPGTEWGPAWVAWHEGGGYVGWAPLPWQVRVQAGIQLDWASLNVTIAPSSWCFTSSRYLVDPGLRSRIVPTSRNVTLIQVTRNVTNYTYIDNRVVNNGVQVERIGRAAGHTIPRYHISESDDVATPRGGKVRGSDFVVFRHDPPRGRNSQGRTDPPGHDEDRYRQRDYRTRDSRPEPPAPPSAPPATNTQTPPPPEPPSTNRGQDRQGRGREEYPERGRPRRSPQEAPPPAPPAPPSAPGQPPAVTNQPSGPDAPPAPPAQTRPGNSSPGDQRGVTTPPGRSEPPKGQVEKDNGNDKGKAAREADARGHKPKQDAPKKDDGKDSDEKKKDKPDSNP is encoded by the coding sequence ATGAAGATGAAGCTGTGGGGGATCGGGATCGTCCTTGTCGGCTGCGCCGCCGCGATCGGCTGCGTCACGACCTACCCGTATCATCAGACAGTCTCCATGGGGCAGCCTTCTCCCGTCGCCGAGCCGGCGGGCGGATCGGACGAGCCCTTCTACGACGATCTGGCTCCGTATGGCCGGTGGGTCCAGGTCTCGGGCCCCGGCTGGGTCTGGTCGCCCTACGGCGTCCAGGCCGATTGGCGTCCGTACCAGCTCGGCCACTGGGTGTTCACCGACTACGGCTGGACCTGGTCGTCCGACGAGCAGTGGGGCTGGGCGGTCTACCACTATGGTCGCTGGAACCAGGACCCGTCCTACGGCTGGGTCTGGGTCCCGGGCACCGAGTGGGGCCCCGCCTGGGTCGCCTGGCACGAAGGGGGCGGCTACGTCGGCTGGGCGCCGCTTCCCTGGCAGGTCCGCGTCCAGGCCGGCATCCAGCTCGACTGGGCCAGCCTCAACGTCACGATAGCGCCGTCCTCCTGGTGCTTCACCAGCTCGCGCTACCTGGTCGACCCCGGACTTCGCTCACGCATCGTCCCCACGTCGCGCAACGTCACCCTCATCCAGGTCACCAGGAACGTGACCAACTACACCTACATCGACAACCGCGTCGTCAATAACGGAGTGCAGGTCGAAAGGATCGGCCGGGCGGCGGGGCACACGATTCCGCGCTACCACATCTCCGAGTCGGACGATGTCGCGACACCGCGCGGCGGCAAGGTGAGAGGGAGCGACTTCGTCGTGTTCCGCCACGATCCACCCCGCGGCCGCAACTCCCAGGGGCGCACCGATCCGCCGGGGCACGATGAGGACCGTTACCGGCAGCGCGATTACCGCACGCGCGATTCGCGCCCCGAGCCGCCGGCGCCCCCCTCGGCTCCGCCCGCGACCAACACGCAGACGCCCCCGCCACCCGAGCCTCCCTCGACGAACCGCGGGCAGGACAGGCAGGGGCGCGGACGCGAGGAGTACCCGGAACGCGGGCGACCGCGCCGCTCGCCGCAGGAGGCCCCACCCCCCGCGCCACCCGCACCCCCCTCGGCGCCGGGCCAGCCGCCGGCCGTGACGAACCAGCCGTCCGGGCCGGACGCCCCACCCGCCCCGCCCGCCCAGACCCGTCCGGGGAATTCATCCCCCGGCGATCAGCGCGGCGTCACGACGCCGCCGGGCCGATCGGAGCCGCCGAAGGGGCAGGTCGAGAAGGACAACGGGAACGACAAGGGGAAGGCGGCCCGTGAGGCGGACGCGAGGGGCCACAAGCCGAAGCAGGACGCGCCAAAGAAGGATGACGGAAAGGACTCCGACGAGAAGAAGAAGGACAAGCCGGACTCCAATCCATAG
- a CDS encoding M13 family metallopeptidase, producing MRSTRVLLLLALVCLPAFGDTDHLRGVYVSDMDRSIDPCGDFYDYANGAWRAANPIPPSMTRWSRRWAAGETAKDQLKTILDEVSVRKDWTRGSVEQQIAAYYGACMDQTRIDALGLTPIKPLLADIDAMKGPGDVQRMIARFHEMQIFVPFGLASNPDNHDPTRVVANLYASGLGLPNRDYYLKEEDRFKEARDKYRAHVARMFVLAGSDEARAKSASESVFGFEKKLAEASLDNVALRDPQATDHTTSFADLKKLAPHFDWNAYFTKGGLSKTDLNVREPKFLQEVDRQIASTPLPEWKVYLKWQLINAAAPALSAPFVEEDYAFFGKYLSGASEIKPRWKRCVESTDAGLGEALGKKYVERYFPPAAKTRMQELVKNLLAAMHETIDGLAWMGSDTKKKALEKLATFNPKIGYPDRWKDYSKVEIRRDAHWSNVVAGRKFAVRDDWAQIGKPVDRGRWGITPPTSDAYYNPLLNEIVFPAGILQPPAFDMNAVDAVNYGAIGVVIGHEISHGFDDQGSQYDAQGRLSNWWTPEDLKKFQERTQCVVDQFEGYFIEPNIHHNGRLVLGESIGDLAGAKIAHLAYEISQRGKPPAAALDGFTPEQQFFVAWGQFRGDEIRPETQRLMVQSDPHPIAKYRVIGPVSNLAAFQEAFACMDGAPMARGAVARCDVW from the coding sequence ATGCGAAGCACGAGGGTCTTGCTGCTTCTGGCGCTTGTGTGCCTGCCGGCGTTCGGCGACACGGATCATCTGCGCGGCGTGTACGTGTCGGACATGGATCGAAGCATCGATCCGTGCGGCGACTTCTACGACTATGCGAACGGCGCCTGGCGCGCCGCCAATCCGATCCCCCCCTCGATGACGCGCTGGAGCCGGCGCTGGGCGGCGGGGGAGACGGCCAAGGACCAGCTGAAGACGATCCTCGACGAGGTCTCCGTCAGGAAGGACTGGACGAGAGGGAGCGTCGAGCAGCAGATCGCCGCCTACTACGGCGCGTGCATGGACCAGACGCGCATCGACGCGCTGGGGCTGACGCCGATCAAGCCGCTTCTGGCCGACATCGACGCCATGAAGGGGCCGGGGGACGTCCAGAGGATGATCGCGCGCTTCCACGAGATGCAGATCTTCGTCCCGTTCGGGCTGGCGTCGAACCCGGACAATCACGACCCGACCCGGGTCGTCGCCAACCTCTACGCCTCGGGGCTCGGCCTGCCGAACCGGGATTATTACTTGAAAGAGGAAGACCGGTTCAAGGAGGCCCGCGACAAGTACCGAGCGCACGTCGCCCGGATGTTCGTGCTGGCGGGATCCGACGAGGCCAGGGCGAAGTCCGCGTCGGAGAGCGTGTTCGGCTTCGAGAAGAAGCTGGCCGAAGCCTCGCTCGACAACGTGGCGCTGCGCGATCCGCAGGCGACCGATCACACGACGAGCTTCGCCGATCTCAAGAAGCTCGCGCCGCATTTCGACTGGAACGCCTACTTCACGAAGGGGGGACTGTCGAAGACCGACCTCAATGTCCGGGAGCCGAAGTTCCTGCAGGAGGTCGACCGCCAGATCGCCTCGACCCCGCTGCCGGAGTGGAAGGTCTACCTGAAATGGCAGCTCATCAACGCGGCGGCGCCCGCGCTGTCGGCCCCGTTCGTCGAGGAGGACTACGCGTTCTTCGGCAAGTACCTGAGCGGTGCAAGCGAGATCAAGCCGCGCTGGAAGCGCTGCGTCGAATCGACCGACGCCGGCCTGGGCGAGGCGCTGGGGAAGAAGTACGTCGAGCGCTACTTCCCGCCGGCCGCCAAGACGCGCATGCAGGAGCTGGTGAAGAACCTCCTGGCCGCGATGCACGAGACCATCGACGGACTGGCCTGGATGGGCTCCGATACCAAGAAGAAGGCGCTGGAGAAGCTCGCGACCTTCAATCCGAAGATCGGCTACCCCGACAGGTGGAAGGACTACAGCAAGGTCGAGATCCGCCGCGACGCCCACTGGTCGAACGTGGTCGCCGGCCGGAAGTTCGCCGTGCGGGACGACTGGGCGCAGATCGGCAAGCCGGTGGACCGCGGCCGCTGGGGGATCACGCCGCCGACCTCGGACGCTTATTACAATCCGCTCCTGAACGAGATCGTCTTTCCCGCCGGCATCCTGCAGCCGCCGGCCTTCGACATGAACGCGGTAGACGCGGTGAACTACGGCGCCATCGGCGTCGTGATCGGGCACGAGATCAGCCACGGCTTCGACGACCAGGGCTCGCAGTACGACGCGCAGGGACGGCTGTCGAACTGGTGGACGCCGGAGGACCTGAAAAAGTTCCAGGAGCGCACGCAGTGCGTCGTGGACCAGTTCGAGGGGTATTTCATCGAACCGAACATCCACCACAACGGCCGGCTGGTGCTGGGGGAATCGATCGGCGACCTGGCCGGCGCGAAGATCGCCCACCTCGCCTACGAGATCTCGCAGCGCGGCAAGCCGCCCGCCGCGGCCCTCGACGGATTCACGCCGGAGCAGCAGTTCTTCGTCGCCTGGGGTCAGTTCCGCGGCGACGAGATCCGTCCCGAGACGCAGCGTCTGATGGTGCAGAGCGATCCGCATCCGATCGCCAAGTACCGCGTCATCGGGCCGGTCTCGAACCTGGCGGCGTTCCAGGAGGCGTTCGCCTGCATGGACGGAGCGCCGATGGCCCGCGGGGCGGTGGCGAGGTGCGACGTCTGGTAG
- a CDS encoding protein kinase has product MPLTPGTKLGPYEILGPLGAGGMGEVYRARDARLSREVAVKVLPASFVADPERLRRFEQEGRATGQLNHPNILAVFDTGTHEGTPYVVAELLEGTTLRVRLAGGSLPVRKTVDYARQIAQGLAAAHQKGIVHRDLKPENLFLTTDGRIKILDFGLAKLERSEDSAAALTQTPTRADTGTGVVLGTAGYMSPEQVRGLPADQRSDIFSFGCILYEMLSGQRAFAATSSIETMNAILKEDPPEIARLNRDVPPGLERIVQHCLEKNPDERFQSARDLAFDLESLSGTPAPAALRQGVRPGYRLPRARFVLALGLGVLSLAAAYYAGLRTRTPAAAATYSQMTFRQGSIFSARFSPDGGTVIYSASWDGHPAELFSTRPGSPESRALGLPSGEILSVSASGEMALLLDPRFTTGWMRSGTLARAPLSGGVPRQVLSDVQDADWSPDGQGLAVARTVSGRYRLEYPAGKVLYETETWLSSPRFSRDGKRIAFIDHPSFGDDRGRVAVVDLSGQVRFLTEAFPSTAGLAWSPSDDEIWVSVCPIGSRHSLYGVDLQGRTRVVDAAPGDISVADVSASGKALVVRNDGRRGILGTRPGDETERDLSWLDWSRPGDLSRDGRWVLFEEEGQGAGPDYSVYLRNTDGSPAVRLGDGAAAALSDDGQWAATFSLGETDRIDFVPRGAGEARTLRLPGFAILTVRWFPDGRRLLVTASEKGHLQRQYVMEGEGGTPKPITPEGAGYAGAVTPDGASVAAAINGGPLQIFPVGGGEPRPIAVSLSGDFPVMWSQDGRSLFVFTRTPPGVRVDRLDPATGRRTAWKTLMPADKAGLVDTSFVFLSGDARTYVYSYRRFLSTLFLVEGLR; this is encoded by the coding sequence ATGCCGCTGACACCGGGCACGAAGCTCGGCCCCTACGAGATCCTCGGCCCGCTCGGCGCCGGGGGGATGGGGGAGGTCTACCGCGCCCGCGACGCGCGTCTGTCGCGCGAGGTGGCGGTGAAAGTGCTGCCGGCCTCGTTCGTCGCCGATCCCGAGAGGCTACGCCGTTTCGAGCAGGAGGGGCGCGCCACCGGTCAGCTCAACCACCCGAACATCCTCGCCGTGTTCGACACGGGGACCCACGAAGGGACCCCCTACGTCGTGGCGGAGCTGCTCGAAGGCACGACCCTCCGGGTCCGGCTGGCCGGCGGATCGCTTCCCGTCCGCAAGACGGTGGACTACGCGCGGCAGATCGCGCAGGGGCTGGCGGCGGCGCACCAGAAGGGGATCGTCCACCGCGATCTCAAGCCGGAAAACCTGTTCCTCACCACCGACGGGCGGATCAAGATCCTCGATTTCGGCCTGGCGAAGCTCGAGCGGTCCGAGGACTCCGCCGCGGCGCTGACCCAGACGCCGACGCGCGCCGACACCGGAACCGGGGTCGTGCTCGGGACGGCCGGCTACATGTCCCCCGAGCAGGTGCGCGGCCTGCCCGCCGACCAGCGCTCCGACATCTTCAGCTTCGGCTGCATCCTGTACGAGATGCTGTCCGGGCAAAGGGCCTTCGCGGCCACCTCCTCGATCGAGACGATGAACGCCATCCTCAAGGAGGACCCGCCCGAGATCGCGCGTCTCAACCGCGACGTCCCGCCGGGGCTCGAGCGGATCGTGCAGCACTGCCTCGAGAAGAACCCCGACGAACGGTTCCAGTCGGCGCGCGACCTGGCGTTCGACCTCGAGTCGCTGTCGGGGACTCCGGCCCCGGCCGCGCTGCGTCAGGGGGTGCGGCCGGGCTACCGCCTGCCGCGCGCGCGATTCGTCCTCGCTCTCGGGCTTGGTGTGCTCTCCCTGGCTGCCGCTTATTACGCCGGTCTCAGGACGCGGACGCCCGCGGCAGCCGCGACCTACAGCCAGATGACCTTCCGCCAGGGAAGCATCTTCTCGGCGCGCTTCTCGCCGGACGGCGGGACGGTCATCTACTCCGCCTCCTGGGACGGCCATCCGGCCGAGCTGTTCTCGACCCGCCCCGGCAGCCCCGAATCGAGAGCGCTCGGCCTGCCGTCCGGCGAGATCCTCTCCGTGTCCGCGTCGGGCGAGATGGCGCTCCTTCTCGACCCGCGCTTCACGACCGGGTGGATGCGCTCCGGCACGCTGGCGCGGGCCCCCTTGTCCGGTGGCGTCCCCCGCCAGGTGCTGAGCGACGTCCAGGACGCCGACTGGTCGCCCGATGGACAGGGCCTCGCCGTGGCGCGCACGGTCAGCGGGCGTTATCGCCTGGAGTACCCGGCCGGCAAGGTGTTATACGAGACGGAGACCTGGCTCAGCTCGCCCCGCTTCTCGCGCGACGGCAAGCGCATCGCCTTCATCGATCACCCGTCCTTCGGAGACGACCGCGGACGCGTCGCCGTGGTCGACCTGTCGGGCCAGGTCCGGTTCCTGACCGAGGCGTTTCCCTCCACGGCGGGCCTCGCGTGGTCCCCCTCGGACGACGAAATCTGGGTGAGCGTCTGCCCGATTGGCTCTCGACATTCTCTGTACGGTGTCGACCTCCAGGGGCGCACGCGGGTCGTCGACGCCGCACCGGGGGACATTTCCGTTGCGGACGTCTCGGCGTCCGGCAAAGCGCTGGTCGTGCGCAACGACGGCCGGCGCGGCATTCTCGGGACGCGCCCGGGTGATGAGACCGAGCGGGACCTCTCCTGGCTCGACTGGTCGCGCCCGGGCGACCTCTCCAGGGACGGCCGCTGGGTCTTGTTCGAAGAGGAGGGCCAGGGCGCGGGGCCCGATTATTCCGTCTACCTGAGGAACACCGACGGTTCCCCCGCCGTACGGCTGGGGGACGGTGCGGCGGCTGCCCTTTCGGATGACGGGCAATGGGCCGCGACCTTCTCGCTCGGCGAAACCGACAGGATCGACTTTGTGCCGCGCGGCGCGGGTGAGGCGCGCACCCTGCGTCTTCCGGGATTCGCGATCCTCACGGTCCGCTGGTTCCCGGACGGCAGGCGGCTCCTGGTCACGGCTTCCGAGAAGGGTCACCTGCAGCGGCAGTACGTCATGGAGGGGGAGGGCGGGACCCCGAAACCGATCACACCCGAGGGGGCCGGCTACGCCGGAGCCGTCACTCCGGACGGTGCATCCGTGGCGGCGGCGATCAACGGCGGTCCACTTCAGATCTTTCCGGTTGGAGGAGGTGAGCCCCGGCCCATCGCCGTTTCCCTGTCCGGCGACTTCCCGGTGATGTGGAGCCAGGACGGGCGCTCGCTCTTCGTCTTCACCCGGACGCCGCCCGGAGTCCGGGTCGACCGCCTTGACCCGGCCACGGGCCGAAGGACCGCCTGGAAGACCCTCATGCCCGCCGACAAGGCGGGACTGGTCGACACATCATTCGTGTTTCTGTCCGGCGACGCCCGCACGTATGTGTACAGCTACCGTCGGTTCCTCTCGACGCTCTTCCTCGTCGAAGGATTGCGCTGA
- a CDS encoding proline dehydrogenase family protein has product MGLMRSAFLAGSQSRWLRERAVKYRFVHRAVSRFMPGEDLNAALAAANDLKPKGIGSVLTYLGENVKDLKEAQQVARHYLEVLARSKEAALDAEISVKLTQLGLDLGPAACETGLMTLLERAAASATWVWIDMESSAYTDSTLDMYRRARARFANVGVCVQAYLRRTEQDLKTLIPLGGGLRLVKGAYREPPDRAYPSKRDVDANYFSLATRLLGRDARQAGVRPIFGTHDPVLIRRIEKAGREANLRPQQLEFQMLYGIRRDEQTRLAAAGHRFRVLISYGDAWFPWYMRRLAERPANVLFVVKNLFAN; this is encoded by the coding sequence ATGGGTCTGATGCGGAGTGCGTTTCTCGCAGGATCGCAGAGCCGCTGGCTGCGCGAGCGGGCCGTCAAGTACCGGTTCGTCCACAGGGCCGTCTCCCGCTTCATGCCGGGGGAGGATCTGAACGCGGCCCTCGCCGCGGCGAACGACCTGAAGCCGAAGGGGATCGGTTCGGTCTTGACCTACCTCGGGGAGAATGTGAAAGACCTCAAAGAGGCGCAGCAGGTCGCGCGCCATTACCTCGAGGTCCTGGCGCGTTCCAAGGAGGCGGCCCTCGACGCCGAGATCTCGGTCAAGCTCACCCAGCTGGGGCTCGACCTCGGACCCGCCGCCTGCGAAACCGGTCTCATGACTCTCCTCGAGCGCGCGGCCGCGAGCGCGACCTGGGTGTGGATCGACATGGAGTCGAGCGCCTACACCGACTCAACGCTCGACATGTACAGGCGCGCGCGGGCGCGCTTCGCGAACGTCGGCGTCTGCGTGCAGGCGTACCTGCGCCGCACGGAGCAGGATCTGAAGACGCTCATTCCCCTGGGCGGGGGACTCCGTCTCGTCAAGGGGGCGTACCGGGAGCCGCCCGACCGGGCGTACCCGAGCAAGCGCGACGTGGACGCGAACTACTTCTCCCTGGCCACCCGGCTTCTCGGTCGCGACGCCCGCCAGGCCGGCGTCCGGCCGATCTTCGGCACGCACGATCCGGTCCTCATCAGGCGTATCGAGAAGGCGGGGCGGGAGGCGAACCTCAGACCGCAGCAGCTGGAGTTCCAGATGCTCTACGGGATCAGGCGTGACGAGCAGACGCGTCTCGCCGCCGCGGGGCACCGGTTCCGGGTGCTGATCAGCTACGGCGACGCCTGGTTCCCGTGGTACATGCGCCGGCTGGCCGAGCGGCCCGCGAACGTCCTGTTCGTGGTGAAGAACCTGTTCGCGAACTGA
- a CDS encoding bifunctional 4-hydroxy-2-oxoglutarate aldolase/2-dehydro-3-deoxy-phosphogluconate aldolase, translating into MKPEKFVGLLGEVRASAILRCSSRDSAVSAMEAAVRGGFRIVEFTLTIPGALDLVEEFSSRPDLIVGAGTVLTSDEARTAVKRGARFLVSPVMDPQVISTGLSEGVAVIPGCHTPTEMLAAHRAGAPLQKLFPAPGNGPAYVRACLGPLPFLKIVPTQGVDAANARAWLDAGAYALGFTHALFDADDLKAGRFERIEERARALLAAVR; encoded by the coding sequence ATGAAGCCCGAAAAGTTTGTTGGTCTTTTGGGAGAGGTCAGGGCGTCCGCGATCCTGAGATGTTCCTCGCGCGACAGCGCCGTCTCCGCCATGGAGGCGGCGGTGCGCGGCGGCTTCCGGATCGTCGAGTTCACCCTGACGATCCCGGGGGCGCTCGACCTGGTCGAGGAATTCTCCAGCCGCCCGGACCTGATCGTCGGCGCCGGTACCGTCCTCACGAGCGACGAGGCCCGCACCGCCGTGAAGCGCGGGGCGCGGTTCCTGGTGTCGCCCGTCATGGACCCGCAGGTGATCTCCACCGGGCTGTCCGAGGGAGTCGCCGTCATCCCGGGCTGCCACACGCCGACCGAGATGCTCGCCGCGCACCGGGCCGGCGCTCCCCTGCAGAAGCTCTTCCCCGCCCCCGGCAACGGGCCCGCCTACGTGCGCGCCTGTCTCGGCCCGCTGCCGTTTCTGAAGATCGTCCCGACCCAGGGTGTCGACGCGGCCAATGCGCGCGCCTGGCTCGACGCGGGTGCCTACGCCCTCGGATTCACGCACGCCCTGTTCGACGCCGACGACCTCAAGGCCGGCCGCTTCGAACGGATCGAGGAGCGCGCCCGCGCCCTGCTCGCCGCGGTGCGCTGA
- a CDS encoding glycosyltransferase — MRQPRTIVFFPEAAFGPALNCVGIAQACRDLGHRPVFVADRSFAGVFSKYGFEERLVAMSEPMDALRVSQFWKDFIASHLPHFRLPPIEQIATYVVPVWEAVVDSAVYVERELRQVLQEIRPDLVCVDNIILFPAIARAGCPWIRIISCSENEIPDPDIPPHLSGCGAADRRCSEAFEAEFQRLIRPCHDRFNGFLVSLDLSSYPPGQFFETSPHLNLLLYPEPLAYRRRYPLDPARFQYLEGCVRGEGEYVVPRFARHDDRPLLYVSFGSLGAADVDLYKRLILLLGRLPYRALVSVGDYLPAYTNLPGNVRVEAFFPQPAVLPHSDVVVHHGGNNTFNEALYFGKPSLILPFCWDGLDNATRVQETGYGLRLPRYTWTDAGLVAAIETLLADTAMQDRLHSLSAHMQAADGRTKAARLIDGLVRQRE, encoded by the coding sequence GTGCGCCAGCCCAGGACGATCGTCTTTTTTCCCGAGGCCGCCTTCGGCCCCGCATTGAACTGCGTCGGCATCGCCCAGGCCTGCCGCGACCTCGGTCACCGGCCGGTGTTCGTCGCCGACCGATCGTTCGCGGGGGTGTTCTCGAAATACGGGTTCGAAGAGCGCCTGGTGGCGATGTCCGAGCCGATGGACGCGCTCCGGGTCAGCCAGTTCTGGAAGGACTTCATCGCCTCGCACCTGCCGCACTTCCGGCTCCCTCCGATCGAGCAGATCGCCACCTACGTCGTGCCGGTGTGGGAGGCGGTGGTGGACAGCGCCGTCTACGTCGAGCGCGAGCTGCGGCAGGTCCTGCAGGAGATCCGGCCCGATCTGGTCTGCGTCGACAACATCATATTGTTTCCGGCGATCGCCCGGGCCGGCTGCCCGTGGATCCGGATCATCTCGTGCAGCGAGAACGAGATCCCCGACCCCGACATCCCGCCGCATTTGTCCGGATGCGGTGCCGCCGACCGCCGCTGCAGCGAGGCGTTCGAGGCCGAGTTCCAGCGCCTCATCCGGCCGTGCCACGATCGTTTCAACGGCTTCCTGGTCTCGCTCGACCTGTCGTCCTACCCGCCCGGGCAGTTCTTCGAGACCTCGCCGCACCTGAATCTGCTGCTCTATCCGGAGCCGCTCGCCTACAGGCGCCGGTATCCTCTTGATCCCGCCCGCTTCCAGTACCTCGAGGGATGCGTGCGGGGAGAAGGGGAGTACGTGGTCCCGCGGTTCGCGCGGCACGACGACCGGCCGCTCCTCTACGTAAGCTTCGGCAGCCTGGGTGCGGCCGATGTCGATCTCTACAAGCGATTGATCCTCCTTCTAGGCAGGCTGCCGTACCGCGCGCTCGTGAGCGTCGGGGACTACCTCCCCGCCTACACCAATCTGCCGGGGAACGTCCGCGTCGAGGCATTCTTCCCGCAGCCCGCGGTGCTGCCGCACTCCGACGTCGTCGTGCACCACGGCGGCAACAACACCTTCAACGAGGCGCTCTACTTCGGAAAACCGTCGCTCATCCTGCCGTTCTGCTGGGACGGACTCGACAACGCCACGCGCGTCCAGGAGACCGGCTACGGTCTCCGCCTGCCGCGCTACACCTGGACCGACGCCGGGCTGGTCGCGGCGATCGAGACCCTGCTCGCCGACACGGCGATGCAGGACCGCCTCCATAGTCTGAGCGCCCACATGCAGGCAGCCGACGGCCGCACGAAGGCGGCGCGGCTGATCGACGGGCTCGTGCGGCAGAGAGAGTAG